Within the Nicotiana tabacum cultivar K326 chromosome 11, ASM71507v2, whole genome shotgun sequence genome, the region ACTAAACCCTACTTCACCAATAACTTTGTAAAGACTCCAATAAATTTCCTTTAGGCCAGCACCAACTGGTGGCATTCCCACTTGAGCTGCTAACCAATCCATGTATTCTATCTGCCAACAAATTCATGTCATTGCCTCTAATGTCAATGCTAAAAAATGATGATTCAGAAAGTATTTGATAAATTTAATAAGATGCAAACTTTAAAGTGTATTTGAGCTATTTTAGGATATTCAATTCAACAAAAACAACAATcatagtgtaatcccacaagtggggtcaggggagggtagtgtatacgcaaaccttatccctaccttgtgaaggtagagagattgtttccgatagaccctcggttcaATTCGGGACATACAAATCCAGTGTTAATGTTATTGTATAGTTATTGATCTTtactcaacaacaacaataataattccAGCGTAATCCTACAAGAGGGGTTTAGGGAGAATAGTGTGTATGCAAACCTTACCCCccaccttgtgaaggtagagcgGTTGTTTCCGAGAAACCCTTGATTCAGAAGTTACTGAACTTTACATGGTataacaataaaatcacaaaaaaaggtAATTGGGAAAAACCTCGCGAGGGTGAAGGCGATGAGTGTGATGTTTTGGGATACTGGCTACCTCAAGGTGCATATTATGATCCTCAACATCAGCTAACATTTCCTCTTCCGATGGTAAAAGCACCTTTCCAGATAAAACTTGTGCTATCCATTTGGCTTGTAATTCAAACATGAGAAAGATAATTGTCTGATTATCACAGAGAAAAGTCTACCTTGTCATTTCTTTCAATAGTACAAATTGTCAAGAGCATAATACACTGTTAAAGAAGTTGAGAGGGTTGTGTTGAATCAGAAAACAAAGGGAGGGAAAGGTCCAAATTTTCTCTTATACTATCCGAAATTGCTCAATTTTATCCTCTGTTATACTTTGGTTCCATTTATAGCCTTGTTGTTAGCTTCTTGTTTCCTATTTACCCTTACCATCAACGAAACTCCAACATGAAATGGGTGGATTTCACGTGTCGAAATACTTCGAGAAAACttttaattataatttaaaattacccaCAGGGTAAAGCTCTATTAGGATCAAGtgcaaaatcaaaaatatttcctaACGTCGAGGGTAGAATTAGTCCCAAAGTATAACAGAGGATGAACGATGTAATTACTCAATTTTGAATAGTATAGGAACAAACTTGACCTTTTTCCCGAACAAAATAGATAGTTGGATAATAACACAATGAAATATCATATTACCATACAATTAGCTTACGTGATAAGGTATACCAACAAAGGAGACACTAGGGGAAAGCTTTGGAGGAAAGACATGCTTGTATAGTGGTCCAACACGGTTGTCATCTACACTAACTATTCCATTTGTTTCCAGAAATGGGAAATCATACTTGTATCTGCGTgacaaaataacaacaacaacaatagtaataataaacttttgtattttatcaaggaacaacaacaacaaacccagtggaTTTCCACAAGTAGAGTTCGGGAAGGGcaagatgtacgcagccttaccacTACCCTGGGAGGGTagagagaggctgtttccaatagaccctcggctagtTCTTCAAGGAAATGCAGCAaaaagaatcaagatttgaacaAACCCTGTACAGTGGAGAATGATATCAGCATGAACAGAAGATCCATCCAAGAAAATCACTTCACCGCTTTCATCAACATGATCAATCTGCAAAAAAACTTCCAAAATCAGCTCCCTTTATGTATCTTCCAATGCACAGTCAAGAAACTATTATACAATTATATACCTTTGAATGGTTCCACAGATTTGCAAAATTGTCCAATTTTGAAACTTCAGTTTCAGAAGATCTTGTCGAAAGATGAACTTGTTTGGCTACTGTAGCTATGTCTCGGGAAATATCAACCCCACTTGGTCCATCTCCGATTACAACTACAATCTAAAtacaaatcaattaccaaatgaGAAGGTTCTGTAGACTAGGAAGCATAGACTTGTATATAtaactttcttttttctttttataaccGAGTAATCCCCGAACAACGGTGGCACACAGTTTAAATCTCGGTGGAAGCCCCGGATCCTCTACTCTTCTCCATGGAAGGCAGTAAAAGAATTCAATGTTCCTTTCTTTTCCAGTCACCCAGCGAAGACAGACATTCGAATAGGTTCTCCATTCTCAATCGGTCTTTATAGCGTGAAGGAATAGTGCGGGAAGGGAGCGGGACCAAGCCGAGCCACTAGTAGACTAAGACATTCCCACGTGTCAAGTTGATTATGAATAAATGTATGCAGCCTCAACTAGTGAGACAACTTGCGCCTTTGAGTTGAGGCCACTGGCGGCGCAAAACGAACGAAATACCAGGCTTTAGTCCACGGTAGGATTTTAACCCATGACATGTGTCTAATGACATGCGCATTGTGCTCATACCGCTAGAGCCCTGGAGGCAGACTTATGTATGTAACTTTAAGAACAGAAATCCAGAAAGAATAGAAAGGGGCTTGCCTGATCCTTAAATGGCTTAGGAACTCGATAATTGTGGCTATGTATTTGTTTTCCAGGCCAATTGTTTATACCTTTGAATAATAACAAGCAATAATTAGTTCAAAATACACATAATCATTCTCACTTCATTCACGACATTGTGAATGCAAGAAGGAGAGATTGTTTCTCTATTTAACACCTACCACCCTAATTTGTCAGGAAACGTTCACTTTGACTGTTTTTCGAAGTTAAATCAAACTAGATTAACTAACTTGTTATAATAAAACTTTAGATATTCATATAACAATAACATGCCTCAATCCCATTTAAGGTCATCTAAAATTTAGATATTTGTAGACTATAAAATTTCCTCATACCAAAATGTTAAAAAGAATATATTTTAGAATGTTAATcatatttcattttatcttgAACTATGGAGTGGTAATTAAGAGCTTTCCTAGATATTCCTCGCATAAAATTCTCTTGACTACAACTTCATCTAACTCCTTTACCACTTCACCAAAAAAAAGATTATTTGAGTTTATATAAACTGCCAATATAATGCTTTATTTTTCCATCAGTGTGATATAAGTTATTATAGAAGGTAGGCGATCACCTGATAgtgttaaaaaaaaattgtacgcCAATGGTATATATAACTTGAACTCATTCTAAATTACCAAAACTCTATAATTTCTAATACTTCTCAAACAAAAATCAATCATTTATTGTTCAACCAATAGATTAATTAATTCGAATAATCTTAAATGAACAGTACAAAACAATATACCTGGAATATTTGCAACTTTGGGTATTGTATAGTGCCCATTAC harbors:
- the LOC107782220 gene encoding flavin-containing monooxygenase FMO GS-OX-like 2 isoform X1, which codes for MAESRKVAVIGAGVAGLVTARELQRSGLKVTVFEKSAQLGGTWAYNPKIETDPLGLDPNRETIHSSLYKSLRTNLPRQLMSFSDYNFNTNIAENGKLINFPRHEEVLKFLNEFAKDFGITELIRFNTEVVRVRRVEYEEDRWVVELKTDELISEEVFDSVVVCNGHYTIPKVANIPGINNWPGKQIHSHNYRVPKPFKDQIVVVIGDGPSGVDISRDIATVAKQVHLSTRSSETEVSKLDNFANLWNHSKIDHVDESGEVIFLDGSSVHADIILHCTGYKYDFPFLETNGIVSVDDNRVGPLYKHVFPPKLSPSVSFVGIPYHTIIFLMFELQAKWIAQVLSGKVLLPSEEEMLADVEDHNMHLEVASIPKHHTHRLHPREIEYMDWLAAQVGMPPVGAGLKEIYWSLYKVIGEVGFSSYRDLWDFENLSQ
- the LOC107782220 gene encoding flavin-containing monooxygenase FMO GS-OX-like 7 isoform X2 produces the protein MAESRKVAVIGAGVAGLVTARELQRSGLKVTVFEKSAQLGGTWAYNPKIETDPLGLDPNRETIHSSLYKSLRTNLPRQLMSFSDYNFNTNIAENGKLINFPRHEEVLKFLNEFAKDFGITELIRFNTEVVRVRRVEYEEDRWVVELKTDELISEEVFDSVVVCNGHYTIPKVANIPGINNWPGKQIHSHNYRVPKPFKDQIVVVIGDGPSGVDISRDIATVAKQVHLSTRSSETEVSKLDNFANLWNHSKIDHVDESGEVIFLDGSSVHADIILHCTGYKYDFPFLETNGIVSVDDNRVGPLYKHVFPPKLSPSVSFVGIPYHPNG